Part of the Anopheles gambiae chromosome 3, idAnoGambNW_F1_1, whole genome shotgun sequence genome is shown below.
CGGCTGTGTTTTCGTAGGATGCGACAGGCAGTCACTATTGCCGCTCCTGTTGCTGCTATTGTTGTtcgtgttattattattgcttaGACCCCCGTcaccactgctgctggtggtggccgCTGCACTtgttcgctgctgctgctgctgatgcgtaCAATATTTGTCATCCGATTTTTGCACATTCACTGCACTATCCGCCATCACCGCACTTTTCTCGCCGCACGGCTTCATGCTGGTGTACACACCGGAACGCCACTTTAGCGCGAGAGTACCACTTTATTAGCACATTTTCACTCACAAAGCGCATTCGCTGGGATGTTTGACTTTTCGCATTCTTACAATGTACAAAAATGGCGACCACAGGCACCAAAGGCGTACAGCTGGTTATGCGAGGACCAAAtcgtttgacatttttttacacattttatcGAATGTTGGCGGAGCAATAAATGGAAATATTCTTTAAACTTGTTTTCTTGTATGCaaacattataaaaataataaaaatacaaagtGGATgcgttttaaataaaacatgaagTAAACAAGCGGTTAGAATATGATTAGTTCTGCTAATTTTAGGGAATATTGTGTGGTATTGAGTTAAGGAAAACATTCACAACATGTAAGCTGCTTGTTCTAATCAttctaaaataattttatgcataattttcaacaaaacGGGACAAATTATGGACAATTCAACGGACAAATATACAAGGTTTAGAGATACTACTCAAAGTCGCCCAAGATGTATATGGCGGGTGGTCGTCAAGATGTGATGGGGCAATTcaatttgacagttcagatGATTCAGCCGTGCGCTTCAACTTAAAATAATGGAATAAAATATCTTTCAATAAATCCGCCGGTGGCACTTAAACAAGTTTAGTAAATGCCAAAGAATAGCTCTTCATACGAATCTCAGCATATTTGAGTTGCCTAATCTTGTCCGATAGGCAATCGCGCTCAACTCGAATTATCATCAATGGctcaaaaatcatgaaatGTTGTTTCGTGCCGCTAGTTTTAATTACATAGCCTCCAATCCATTCAACAGCCAAATTGTCAAAACTGCATGCATTGGGCAATGCAAATTCTGTGCCCCCATGGTTCGTTCGCGTGACGAAATCACAACAGCTGCTGATAAGATTATGCTAGATGTTTGATTGGAGCACAGTTCACTGAAGGCCATACCGTTTTTCGTTTCTTCCATAGAATGTTCGGAGCGTGGAAAATAAAGATTCTGCTTATTGTGCTGGCGATCGGTTCTTCAAGCCATGGGTACCGGATTTTGGGACTGTTTCCCCATCCAGGATTAAGCCATTTCAAAGTGTTTCACCCCATAATGAGGGGCCTGGCGAACGATGGTCATCATGTAACGGTGCTTAGCTATTTTCCAGATTCGGACCCCGTACCAAATTATCACGACCTTCGCTTCGAAGGGCAGGAGGTTTTGACGAATGCGTTCAGCTTACAGGTTGGTTATGCGGTACAAAAATGGTAATTGCAAGCTGTTCATAACGTTAATAATCTCTCTCTTTGCGTAGGATTTTACTGGCAGAACTTTTATCGATAATTTTCACGAATTCCACGAACTAGTTGTGTGGGGCATGGACAGTTGCAAGGCGGCGCTGGATTCGCCTGCCATCGATCAAATACTCGAAGCGCATCGAGTGGCCCCATTCGATTTGGTCGTGATGGAGGTTTTCGCTACCGATTGTATGGCGGGCATAGCCTGGCTGTTGCAAGTTCCTTTAGTGGGTTTGAGCAGCTGTGCGATAATGCCTTGGCACTACGATCGTGTCGGATTGCCCGATACTCCCTCGTACATTCCTTCGGAGTTTAGTACATTTTCGGAGGAGATGAGCTTCTGGCAAAGGTTTGAAAATTGGTTAGTAACCAGAGTGGTAAAGCATTTGTATCGCATCGTACAGATTAGTGACAACAGACTGTTGAAGGAAAAGTTCCCGAATGCAGCCATTCCCGACGTTGCTGAGATCGTGCAGAATACCTCGCTGATACTGATAAATCAACACTACACCCTCAGCGGTGCTCGGCCGTTAGTTCCTGCGGTGGTAGAGATCGGTGGAGTACACATTCAAGGCGAGAAACCTTTGCCAACAAAATTGCAACAGATTATGGACCAATCATCCAATGGGGTGATAGTTGTGTCCTTTGGATCCGTGCTAAAGGCTGCTACACTTCCAACGGCAAAGCGAAACGCTATGCTGGAAGCATTCGAACGTTTCGATCAGCAAGTGGTGTGGAAGTGGGAGGATGAACTCGACAATCCGCCCAAAAATCTCTACACACAGAAATGGCTTCCTCAGCGGGATGTGTTGTGCCATAAGAATGTACGACTTTTTGTGTCGCACGGAGGATTGCTGGGTGTTTCCGAAGCTGTCCACTGTGGTGTGCCGGTCGTTGTTATGCCCATTTACGGCGATCAGTTTCTCAACGCTGCAGCCTTGGTCAATCGTGGAGCTGGAGTTCGTATGGATTACGAGCAGGTGGACAATGTAACTTACATTGCTAGCTGCATCGGCGAAGGTTTAAGCGACAGGTAAGTAAGGGTTGAAGTTAATTGAATCATACATCCAATGATTATGCGGTTTTGTGCATTGCAGAAAACGACGGATGGCTCAATCTTTGTCACGTGCTTACAAAACACGACCACAAACACCGCTGGATTTGGCTCGGTGGTCAATTATCAATGTAATCGAGAATGGTGCTATGGAGTACGAACGTTCCTATGCACCGAAATTGCCTTGGTATATCTATTACTCGTTGGATGTAATCTTGGTACTTTTGCTTGCTGCAATTACAATAGTTTTTGGAGTGTCTTATGGCTGCCGGAAGCTATGCTGTGGCAAACAACATTTGAAATCAACTAAATCTAACGCGGCTAAgaagaaaactaaaaaacaataaatgttaTGACTAGATGAGTCATAATAGATAGCACTTTAACGCTCTGGGATgtacatgtttttttacattttattcctAACTTTAAACAGCACATTTTACAACAAGGATTAAGAACCATGCAGCTAGAACTCATCACCtgattttttgcttgtttctcTGAATCAAATGATAattagcaataaaaaataatcgaaCATTCTTACTTGCCGGTCGCATCGTTCTTTCGGAACTTTTTGGGCAATCCCGTTCGTCGGAACTCACTCCGTTCGGCCAAATAAATTTCGGTACACTCTTGCTTGAACTGCTCGTTCCGGTACCATTCCATGCTGCAGGCTTTAAGTGCATCGTTCTGCTCCTGGCATTTTGCAACCATAAACAGCCCCGAACCTTTGCAGCAATCTTCGAACGCCTTTACCTCCGGGATGCACTTTTCGGTTTTTGCTCGCTCCCGCATTATCTTCGGTATCAGCACCTCCAGTTccaccttccggagtcggcgGTCCTCGGGATCTCCTGCGGTGGAAACAAATGCTTATGTAAGTTGTGTGCGTGGTGGCCAAACACAACCGTCAACAAGAGTCGAAGAAGCGCTTACCGAGTCCATGGGGTCCTCCTTTGTTTGCGCCGAGAGGAATCGTTGGTTCCGACGGGTCGTTTGCAAAAGAATGAGCCATTTATCACAGATTTCTGTAGCAACACGCAAAGAAACTGCGAGCACCGGGCCCAGGgaagtgtttgttgttttgattcTGCTGCGGAATGACAGCAGCCGATTGCGACAGAAAATGAAAGAGCTGCCGTGATGCACAGTGGGTACAAGGACGTCCAAATGCACGGAGCAAAATTGAGGgcataaattaaatcaacatTAATTCGAAAATAAAAGTATAGTAAAACCTTTAGTTTAAAGTGTTATTTCAGAAATAAGTTGAAATCTAACAACAAAATGTCgaagaaatttgaaatttatctCACAATATTGCAGATAGAATGTGCGTCGTGTAAACTGTACTTCACGTGTTCAGTTGCTCGCGAACGCTCCAAAATGGTGAAATTTTCCAAATCCGTGAGTGTTTTGAAAGGCGTAGTGAGGATTTTTGAGGGTTCGAGATGGCTGTTAGCCAAAAAGCTCGAGTTAAATTAAATGGctaacaaaataaatacactcCGCCACTTCCTCACCTCCTCTTTATTGATCCAAATATGGAGTGTTAATAAGCAAGAGTCGAAGCTCGGTCTACTGCTTGCACACATTTACTAAAATCTCGCGCAAATTGAGCGAGTTAAagttttgtttcgattttaaGTGGAAATTGGTGTACAGGATATGTTGATATAAACAGTTGAAGTCTGGAATTTACTACCATACTCACCTCGCTAGCCATTACCGGCATTGAACTTCCAAAAGGCATTGTACAACAAGTCTCCTCTGAGTTCTCGGCAAAGTTCTGCTCCTGATCAATCGTAAGTACAGTAATGTTTACTACACAAGACACCACTTAAATTACGTACATTTTTATTAGTAAGAATACAGAAGAGA
Proteins encoded:
- the LOC133393326 gene encoding UDP-glucosyltransferase 2-like — translated: MFGAWKIKILLIVLAIGSSSHGYRILGLFPHPGLSHFKVFHPIMRGLANDGHHVTVLSYFPDSDPVPNYHDLRFEGQEVLTNAFSLQDFTGRTFIDNFHEFHELVVWGMDSCKAALDSPAIDQILEAHRVAPFDLVVMEVFATDCMAGIAWLLQVPLVGLSSCAIMPWHYDRVGLPDTPSYIPSEFSTFSEEMSFWQRFENWLVTRVVKHLYRIVQISDNRLLKEKFPNAAIPDVAEIVQNTSLILINQHYTLSGARPLVPAVVEIGGVHIQGEKPLPTKLQQIMDQSSNGVIVVSFGSVLKAATLPTAKRNAMLEAFERFDQQVVWKWEDELDNPPKNLYTQKWLPQRDVLCHKNVRLFVSHGGLLGVSEAVHCGVPVVVMPIYGDQFLNAAALVNRGAGVRMDYEQVDNVTYIASCIGEGLSDRKRRMAQSLSRAYKTRPQTPLDLARWSIINVIENGAMEYERSYAPKLPWYIYYSLDVILVLLLAAITIVFGVSYGCRKLCCGKQHLKSTKSNAAKKKTKKQ
- the LOC5668175 gene encoding COX assembly mitochondrial protein homolog; translated protein: MAHSFANDPSEPTIPLGANKGGPHGLGDPEDRRLRKVELEVLIPKIMRERAKTEKCIPEVKAFEDCCKGSGLFMVAKCQEQNDALKACSMEWYRNEQFKQECTEIYLAERSEFRRTGLPKKFRKNDATGK